The following proteins come from a genomic window of Paenibacillus swuensis:
- a CDS encoding helix-turn-helix domain-containing protein, which produces MNTDQRVFTRFMLSYLFVFLIPIVIGYIMYERTISTLSEDARQNNVAMLEQSRDIVDARLSEILLQGQQLAINAKNLSLHKAAVSGKKTPVYPVWDFLYDLSQFQITNPFASDFYVFYKGNQLIVTSDTSYINAEFFYKEHIAYTGVTYDQWQKRLWNDMENGQYVPLGTVGNKNNARELLAYVQSFPLGAAKQHQSKILLLIELKQVQGLLNKVSIGDDGFVVILDREGTPVTVLSGNSRTLPTEDFEQLLTGGKRVQTSEGSELIVSRAVSRYNGWNYISAVPASSVYAKVNYIREIISVFIILVLLVGLFVIYILARKTSRPLREMKRELEEQRPYLQTAFIRRLLYGEFRNESELAQEQLRLHMNVDCSDFAAALISFYPEEPNENTGNDVSLESPDVARVLVKKEWSKAGGDDRVWFYDMGDNKIGLITFYDREETDLQMRIQETTDAVLQQLSPYGIYIQVAVGSLRRKVIDAGSSFDEARQAADYFRYKPEQSVLCYHEIPKEDQMFYYPIDLEIRLISAMKSGDADTATALLHTVYDENQKRRSLSASMLEQLLFSLKVTVLRGLNSLLPEEQSVDLLEPIRNAVSIQSLVADTKTAMRSGFNRLDELRQNDRHELIERVLESLHRQYNKEGMNLDHLAAEFKVVSSSLYTLFREQVGTTFADYLEKYRIREACKRIESSQGGVAIKDIAYAVGYNNDHTFRRAFKRVMGMLPSDYALITRN; this is translated from the coding sequence TTGAATACGGACCAGCGGGTGTTTACAAGATTTATGCTTTCCTATCTGTTTGTTTTTCTCATCCCAATTGTAATCGGTTACATCATGTATGAACGCACGATTTCAACTTTGAGTGAAGATGCCCGTCAGAACAATGTAGCGATGCTCGAACAAAGCCGGGACATTGTAGATGCGCGGTTAAGCGAAATTCTGTTACAAGGGCAGCAGTTAGCGATTAATGCTAAGAACTTGTCCTTACACAAGGCAGCTGTATCCGGTAAGAAAACCCCGGTCTATCCGGTGTGGGATTTCTTGTATGATTTATCTCAATTTCAAATAACGAATCCTTTCGCCTCTGATTTTTATGTATTTTACAAAGGAAATCAGCTGATTGTTACATCAGATACGTCATATATTAATGCGGAATTTTTCTATAAGGAACATATTGCTTACACCGGTGTTACATATGATCAATGGCAGAAGCGGCTGTGGAATGACATGGAGAACGGGCAATATGTGCCGCTCGGCACCGTCGGAAACAAGAATAACGCCCGTGAATTGTTGGCTTATGTGCAGTCTTTTCCTCTGGGCGCCGCTAAACAACATCAATCCAAGATCTTGTTGCTGATTGAGCTCAAACAGGTGCAAGGTTTGCTCAATAAAGTAAGTATCGGTGACGATGGATTTGTCGTCATATTGGATCGGGAAGGCACACCTGTAACGGTTCTGTCGGGAAATTCCCGTACGTTGCCCACGGAGGATTTCGAGCAGCTTTTGACCGGCGGTAAGAGGGTGCAAACCTCTGAGGGAAGCGAGCTGATTGTATCAAGAGCGGTGTCCAGATATAACGGTTGGAATTACATAAGCGCTGTTCCGGCTTCATCGGTGTATGCCAAAGTAAACTATATTCGCGAGATCATATCCGTGTTCATTATTCTGGTGCTTCTTGTAGGTCTGTTCGTTATTTACATACTTGCCCGGAAAACTTCGAGACCGCTGCGGGAAATGAAAAGAGAGTTGGAGGAGCAGCGGCCTTACCTGCAGACGGCATTCATCCGCCGGTTATTATACGGAGAGTTTCGGAATGAATCGGAACTGGCGCAAGAACAATTGAGGCTGCATATGAATGTGGATTGCTCCGACTTCGCCGCAGCTTTAATATCGTTCTATCCAGAAGAACCGAATGAGAATACAGGGAATGATGTCTCGTTGGAAAGCCCGGATGTAGCCAGGGTTCTAGTAAAAAAGGAATGGAGTAAAGCAGGGGGGGACGACCGGGTATGGTTCTATGATATGGGTGACAATAAAATTGGACTGATTACATTCTATGACAGGGAAGAAACGGATTTGCAGATGCGCATTCAGGAAACAACCGACGCCGTGTTGCAGCAACTTTCCCCTTACGGCATCTATATTCAAGTTGCCGTGGGAAGTCTTAGACGAAAGGTAATCGATGCAGGGAGCTCGTTCGATGAAGCGCGCCAAGCCGCCGATTATTTCCGTTATAAACCGGAGCAATCCGTGCTGTGTTATCACGAAATCCCTAAAGAAGATCAGATGTTCTACTATCCGATTGATCTGGAAATTCGGTTAATCAGCGCCATGAAATCAGGTGATGCCGATACGGCTACCGCACTGCTGCATACGGTATATGATGAGAATCAGAAGAGAAGATCCTTGTCCGCAAGTATGTTGGAGCAATTACTCTTCTCGCTTAAAGTAACAGTGTTGAGAGGCTTGAATTCTTTGCTTCCCGAAGAGCAGAGTGTGGACCTGTTAGAACCGATCCGTAACGCCGTAAGCATACAAAGCTTGGTTGCGGACACGAAGACAGCGATGCGCAGCGGCTTCAACCGGCTGGACGAGCTTCGGCAGAATGATCGTCATGAGTTGATTGAACGGGTACTTGAATCCCTGCACAGACAATATAACAAGGAAGGCATGAATCTCGATCATCTCGCTGCGGAATTCAAAGTGGTCTCATCCTCACTTTACACGTTATTCAGGGAACAGGTGGGAACTACCTTTGCTGATTATCTGGAAAAATACAGGATCCGTGAGGCCTGCAAACGCATTGAATCAAGTCAGGGCGGTGTAGCAATTAAGGACATTGCCTATGCTGTGGGCTATAACAATGATCACACCTTCCGCCGCGCTTTCAAAAGAGTGATGGGCATGCTTCCTTCGGACTATGCTTTAATAACAAGAAATTAG
- a CDS encoding extracellular solute-binding protein: MKLKKSRSNTVTIMLAAMLAMTACGTSENASNNTNAEKTQNNTTVTAKSDKPYWLTDEKVTLKVVVPQDPAIIDFATNNFTKWMEEQTNVHLEFQYVPTDKKKESLNLLLASGEFPDIFLGLDVPDDMEATYGVSQKVFLPLNELIEKHMPNFTQVMQDYPRIKGQITATDGNIYALPSVNECYHCTYQQRYWLNMDWLKTLNLKEPTTTEELYQVLKAFKEKDPNGNGKQDEIPLVGAYEGGWNANVDPWLMSAFIMDPGMYNKTKLALKGEQVTSTANEPEYKEGLAYIHKLYNEGLIYEASFTQKQDQMKQMLASEPTIVGSFTSGASVIDVDPNTNEKTYRQFDMLAPVAGPSGTASTPKFEYDLAQPGEFLISASSKHAEIAAKWADLFYGKNFDVQLRRHKGSEGEGWRKAEAGEKGLDGRDAIFTPLKAYNTEAQNDTWISVGIEYYPADYRLAENVPQEEDIMAPKASEKLLYVHTKDKYEPKASQSIKVMPPTKLLAEENQELSTVRVELEKYIEEFRVRSITEEGYLDNNWESYRSNLDKLGLTRFLEIYQTAYERQYKQ; encoded by the coding sequence ATGAAGTTAAAGAAATCACGGTCCAATACCGTTACAATCATGCTGGCAGCCATGTTAGCAATGACCGCATGCGGAACGAGTGAGAACGCATCCAACAATACAAACGCGGAAAAAACACAGAACAACACTACAGTTACTGCGAAGAGTGACAAACCGTATTGGCTGACAGATGAGAAAGTCACGTTGAAAGTGGTTGTGCCGCAGGATCCGGCCATCATCGATTTTGCCACGAACAACTTTACGAAATGGATGGAAGAACAGACGAATGTGCATCTTGAATTCCAATATGTCCCTACGGATAAGAAGAAGGAAAGTTTAAATTTGCTTCTTGCATCGGGTGAATTCCCTGACATTTTCTTAGGCTTGGATGTGCCGGATGATATGGAAGCGACCTACGGCGTATCGCAGAAAGTTTTCCTTCCGTTAAATGAACTCATCGAGAAACATATGCCTAATTTCACTCAGGTCATGCAAGATTATCCGAGAATCAAAGGTCAAATTACAGCTACAGACGGCAATATCTATGCTCTCCCATCCGTCAATGAGTGCTACCATTGCACCTATCAGCAACGCTATTGGTTGAACATGGATTGGTTGAAGACATTGAACTTAAAGGAACCGACAACCACGGAAGAGCTCTACCAGGTGTTGAAAGCGTTTAAAGAGAAGGATCCGAACGGCAACGGAAAGCAAGATGAGATTCCGCTGGTGGGAGCTTATGAGGGCGGATGGAATGCGAATGTGGACCCATGGCTGATGAGTGCTTTTATCATGGATCCGGGGATGTACAATAAGACGAAATTGGCCTTAAAGGGTGAGCAAGTAACGTCAACCGCGAACGAACCCGAGTATAAAGAAGGGCTGGCTTATATTCACAAACTCTACAATGAGGGCTTGATTTATGAAGCGTCGTTCACACAGAAGCAGGATCAGATGAAACAAATGTTGGCTTCCGAACCGACCATTGTCGGATCATTCACCTCAGGTGCAAGCGTAATTGATGTTGATCCGAACACGAATGAGAAGACGTACCGCCAATTTGACATGCTCGCGCCTGTAGCCGGCCCGTCGGGAACAGCCTCCACTCCGAAATTCGAATATGATCTGGCACAGCCCGGTGAATTCCTGATTTCGGCTAGTTCCAAACATGCGGAGATTGCCGCGAAATGGGCGGACCTTTTCTATGGCAAGAATTTCGATGTGCAATTGCGCAGACATAAGGGAAGCGAAGGCGAGGGTTGGAGGAAGGCGGAAGCCGGCGAAAAGGGTCTTGACGGCAGGGACGCGATCTTCACACCATTAAAGGCTTATAATACAGAGGCCCAAAATGATACATGGATCAGTGTGGGAATTGAATATTACCCTGCAGACTACCGTCTGGCGGAGAACGTTCCGCAAGAAGAAGATATTATGGCGCCTAAAGCTTCGGAGAAATTGCTTTATGTTCATACTAAGGATAAATACGAGCCTAAAGCATCTCAATCCATTAAAGTCATGCCGCCAACCAAACTGTTAGCTGAAGAAAACCAAGAGTTGTCGACGGTGAGAGTGGAGCTGGAGAAATATATCGAGGAGTTCCGCGTACGCTCCATCACGGAGGAAGGGTACCTGGATAATAATTGGGAATCTTACCGATCCAATCTGGACAAGTTAGGACTTACCCGATTCCTTGAAATTTATCAGACAGCCTATGAAAGACAATACAAGCAATAG
- a CDS encoding carbohydrate ABC transporter permease, which translates to MKIGRSPGDRVFHSFNVVFLTFFFLIILYPLVYIVSASFSAPSAIIAGKVWFWPVQFTLDGYKAVFNNPQLTNGFRNSLFYMIAGTAVNLIFTVMAAYPLARKNLIGRNWFMGLFVFTMIFNGGLIPTFLVIKDLGLYDSRWALILPVALSVFNMIIMRTYLQNTLPAELYEAAEMDGCNDFQFLFKIVLPLSGPILAVVGLYYAVYHWNSYFNALIYLRDQHLFPLQIVLRNILITNTVDPMMLKDFDAVMRKQGLVEVLKYSTIVVASAPMFAIYPFVQRYFVKGMMIGSVKG; encoded by the coding sequence ATGAAGATTGGCCGTTCCCCGGGTGACCGCGTGTTTCACAGTTTTAATGTTGTGTTTCTTACGTTCTTTTTCCTAATTATCTTATATCCGCTGGTGTATATTGTCAGCGCTTCCTTTAGTGCCCCCTCAGCCATCATTGCGGGTAAAGTATGGTTCTGGCCGGTACAATTCACCTTGGATGGTTACAAAGCTGTGTTCAATAACCCCCAGTTAACGAATGGATTCCGAAATTCTCTATTCTATATGATCGCGGGAACGGCAGTAAATCTGATCTTTACCGTGATGGCCGCCTATCCCTTGGCGAGGAAAAATTTAATCGGAAGAAATTGGTTCATGGGATTGTTTGTCTTTACCATGATTTTCAACGGCGGGCTGATTCCCACTTTTCTTGTCATTAAAGATTTAGGTTTATACGATTCGCGCTGGGCATTGATCTTGCCAGTCGCCTTAAGTGTATTTAACATGATTATCATGCGTACTTATTTGCAGAATACCCTCCCTGCAGAGCTTTATGAAGCTGCCGAGATGGACGGGTGCAATGATTTTCAGTTTTTATTCAAAATTGTGCTGCCGCTTTCAGGTCCCATTCTGGCAGTCGTGGGTCTGTATTATGCTGTGTATCATTGGAATTCCTACTTTAATGCGCTAATCTACCTTCGGGATCAACATTTATTTCCTCTGCAGATTGTATTACGCAATATTCTGATTACCAATACGGTAGATCCGATGATGCTTAAGGATTTCGATGCTGTGATGAGGAAGCAGGGCTTAGTCGAGGTGCTTAAATACTCTACAATCGTTGTAGCCAGCGCGCCGATGTTCGCCATCTATCCGTTCGTTCAGCGTTATTTTGTCAAAGGGATGATGATTGGTTCAGTAAAAGGTTAA
- a CDS encoding ABC transporter permease: protein MNNPSLVKSMDRQPVRNSALKKAKEQWRLLLILSVPVVWLFIFHYIPMLGLQLAFKDFYVMKGIWGSPWVGLKYFEQFFNSPSFGTIIRNTLIINAYTLIAGFLFPILLAVGLNELRSRWFKKAVQTVTYMPYFISTVVMVGLVMQVLDPRIGIINQIITWFGGESINFMGEASYFKSIYVWSEVWQVTGYSAIIYLAALSGIDPSLHEAATIDGASTVQKIWNVDLPGIRPTIVILFILSLGNVMNIGFEKIYLMQNSLNASSSEVIATWVYKVGLQASNFSFGTAIGLFNSIINLVILLAANAIARRTSDSSLW, encoded by the coding sequence ATGAACAATCCCAGCTTAGTAAAGTCGATGGACCGGCAGCCGGTACGTAACTCTGCTCTAAAGAAAGCCAAGGAACAATGGAGATTGCTTCTGATCTTGTCTGTTCCTGTAGTTTGGTTATTTATTTTTCATTACATACCGATGCTTGGATTACAATTGGCGTTTAAAGATTTCTACGTTATGAAAGGCATATGGGGATCCCCTTGGGTCGGACTCAAGTATTTTGAACAATTTTTCAATTCGCCGTCCTTCGGTACCATCATTCGCAACACCTTAATCATTAATGCTTACACTTTAATTGCCGGCTTTCTGTTTCCCATTCTGCTGGCCGTGGGTCTGAACGAATTGCGGTCGAGATGGTTCAAGAAGGCCGTCCAGACGGTGACGTATATGCCCTATTTTATCTCCACGGTAGTCATGGTGGGGCTGGTTATGCAGGTGTTGGATCCCAGAATCGGTATCATCAACCAGATCATTACATGGTTTGGAGGGGAAAGCATCAACTTTATGGGAGAGGCCTCCTACTTCAAGTCGATTTATGTATGGTCGGAGGTTTGGCAGGTCACGGGATACTCGGCGATTATTTATCTTGCAGCCTTGTCCGGCATTGACCCTTCCTTGCATGAAGCCGCCACGATTGACGGAGCTTCCACGGTACAAAAAATTTGGAATGTGGATCTGCCGGGTATACGGCCAACCATCGTTATTCTGTTCATCTTAAGTCTGGGCAACGTAATGAATATCGGATTCGAGAAAATCTACCTGATGCAAAATTCACTCAATGCGTCAAGTTCAGAAGTTATTGCGACCTGGGTGTACAAAGTCGGGCTACAGGCTTCGAACTTCAGCTTCGGCACCGCGATCGGACTCTTTAATTCCATTATTAATCTCGTTATATTGCTTGCGGCTAACGCCATCGCCCGCCGAACCAGCGATTCCAGCTTGTGGTAA
- a CDS encoding VPS10 domain-containing protein, producing MKNKIISMLLTAVLSVSAALPASALHWEHVPWVSEKILNNGFQGGEVSQWPQALAIDSQSGEFALMATDVGGVLRSLDGGENWAPANIKLNSRGGNALAIDPRNSNRVLLVGGNSGPHPDHGLFLSTDQAQTWKNVYKAEISGFRDVRDQLAYDISSFDETAGYTKTAYWLRVADEQQQWGNVTEHPALYRTSDGGETWTELPNTNQFGNGILKVHPTKGYIYIANGNGLFRSKDEGATFTRISEHPLSGLDVIPTSPDRVYYITGQDIYLSEDSGDTFQKVETTRYPVLFEGDRGGQYGIKVSPANPDYMMTTVSDGAYGFDKYVSHDGGVTWTKAVLDNTNSFMPFNGRPALYAWHPSDENVILSIGGDYITKSVDGGLHFSWANNGNPGVMPGGNFNFNVKDPDLLFIGSQDYAGAFTTDGGITWQYTNVQDFEWGGWTYGTYMVNPKVMFGASKHWDIGMAKTIHITRDGGKSFTRFKDKVVNGMETSYGAPDDDNILFCYEYRSTDQGYSWVKMEGADGVFIHNFDPEGKKELYGGKGNKIVSSADQGETWTEEFSVDGTVNDVAYDWKNKLVYAVTKNKLFQFNQVTKVVQDLTSTTPADQYGNHHLWSIAIDPKQPEIVYAAGPANTYNATVSTIRSVDAGQTWENLTIQPGASVVQTGKDGGREAWGIRVHPENRYVYVGSICYGFWRIAPPYGESVSYDSKPLKAAAGNGEVTLKWFGNGRETLLDVADLARHSTYGMSEVPVQTRLTYDLDGDRQVTATDMDIRSRLYLEGSARSLDTFTVYRREGSAGEWTKIAENLTNISYVDRQVINGTAYEYKVENTSKQQSTVTVTAMPAAAGPSAIFASPSPDAIEILWSQGSGTYSIYRTEANAEQPELLASGLQSASYTDRSVTKGNSYRYYVTSTGTGGESEPSATVTASTLIMTPPLLQKVDGRNLAWNKKAESSAANPFNEAARAVDGQLINNSKWSDNSAGDKWLSIDLGASYTLDRWVVKHASSGGEDTSLNTKSFQLQQSADGVHWSDLDTVTNNTQGVTDRKVNPFKSRYVRLYITAPT from the coding sequence TTGAAGAATAAGATCATCAGTATGCTCTTAACGGCTGTCCTCTCGGTATCCGCCGCGTTGCCCGCTTCCGCGCTTCATTGGGAGCATGTTCCCTGGGTCAGCGAGAAAATTTTGAACAACGGCTTTCAGGGCGGCGAAGTAAGTCAGTGGCCGCAAGCTTTGGCAATCGATTCCCAGAGCGGGGAGTTTGCTCTGATGGCCACGGATGTGGGGGGAGTATTACGTTCGCTGGACGGTGGAGAGAACTGGGCACCTGCGAATATCAAGTTGAATTCAAGGGGCGGGAATGCGCTGGCCATTGATCCGAGGAATTCGAACCGGGTGCTGTTAGTCGGGGGCAATTCCGGACCTCATCCGGACCACGGTCTGTTTCTCTCCACAGACCAGGCTCAAACGTGGAAGAATGTTTACAAAGCAGAAATCAGCGGATTCCGTGATGTACGTGATCAGTTGGCTTATGATATCAGCAGCTTTGATGAAACTGCCGGTTATACGAAGACCGCTTATTGGCTCAGAGTGGCGGATGAACAACAACAGTGGGGGAATGTGACAGAACACCCGGCCCTCTATCGTACGTCGGACGGAGGTGAAACCTGGACGGAGCTTCCCAATACGAACCAATTTGGCAATGGTATTCTGAAGGTGCATCCTACCAAGGGATATATTTATATTGCCAACGGTAACGGACTGTTCCGCAGTAAAGATGAAGGAGCCACCTTTACACGGATTTCGGAGCATCCGTTAAGCGGACTGGATGTCATCCCGACTTCGCCTGACCGTGTATATTATATTACGGGTCAGGATATCTACCTCTCCGAAGATAGCGGCGATACGTTCCAGAAGGTAGAGACGACGCGGTATCCGGTACTATTTGAAGGGGATAGAGGGGGACAATACGGCATTAAAGTCAGTCCGGCAAACCCGGATTATATGATGACGACGGTCTCAGACGGGGCCTATGGATTCGATAAATACGTATCCCATGACGGGGGTGTAACCTGGACGAAGGCGGTGCTGGACAATACGAACAGTTTCATGCCTTTCAACGGCCGCCCTGCCTTATATGCTTGGCATCCTTCAGATGAGAATGTGATTCTGTCGATCGGCGGGGATTACATTACCAAGAGTGTTGACGGAGGATTGCACTTTAGCTGGGCCAATAACGGTAACCCGGGTGTCATGCCTGGAGGAAACTTTAACTTTAATGTGAAGGATCCGGATTTGCTGTTCATCGGGTCCCAGGATTATGCGGGAGCATTTACCACGGACGGCGGCATTACTTGGCAGTATACGAATGTCCAGGATTTCGAGTGGGGCGGCTGGACCTACGGCACCTATATGGTGAATCCCAAGGTCATGTTCGGCGCATCCAAGCACTGGGATATCGGCATGGCCAAGACGATTCACATTACCCGCGACGGAGGTAAATCCTTTACCCGGTTTAAAGACAAGGTTGTCAACGGAATGGAGACGTCCTACGGGGCGCCAGACGATGATAACATCTTATTTTGCTATGAATACAGAAGTACCGATCAGGGTTATTCTTGGGTCAAAATGGAGGGAGCGGACGGCGTATTCATCCATAATTTCGATCCGGAAGGTAAGAAGGAATTGTACGGCGGGAAAGGGAATAAAATTGTCTCCTCCGCGGATCAGGGGGAAACCTGGACAGAAGAATTCAGCGTAGACGGTACGGTAAACGACGTGGCCTACGACTGGAAGAACAAGCTCGTGTACGCGGTGACCAAGAATAAGTTGTTTCAGTTCAATCAAGTAACCAAAGTGGTTCAAGATCTGACATCGACGACGCCTGCCGATCAGTATGGAAACCATCACCTATGGTCGATTGCGATCGATCCGAAGCAACCCGAAATTGTTTATGCGGCGGGACCGGCGAACACCTATAACGCAACCGTATCCACGATCCGATCGGTCGATGCGGGCCAGACTTGGGAGAATCTTACGATACAACCCGGAGCATCCGTGGTTCAGACTGGGAAAGACGGGGGCAGGGAAGCATGGGGAATTCGTGTTCATCCGGAAAATCGGTACGTTTATGTGGGAAGCATATGTTACGGATTTTGGCGCATTGCTCCTCCGTACGGAGAATCGGTTTCATATGACTCCAAGCCGCTTAAAGCAGCAGCGGGTAACGGTGAAGTGACGTTGAAATGGTTTGGTAACGGAAGAGAAACGCTGCTGGATGTGGCGGACTTGGCGCGACACTCCACCTATGGAATGTCGGAAGTGCCGGTGCAGACACGACTCACCTATGATCTGGACGGAGACCGTCAAGTTACGGCAACCGATATGGACATTCGCAGCCGGTTATATCTGGAAGGCTCGGCAAGATCGCTGGATACCTTCACTGTATACAGAAGGGAAGGTTCAGCCGGCGAATGGACGAAAATTGCGGAGAACCTTACAAACATCTCCTATGTGGATCGACAGGTAATAAACGGCACTGCCTATGAGTACAAAGTTGAGAACACCAGCAAGCAACAGAGCACGGTAACGGTTACGGCAATGCCGGCAGCGGCGGGTCCTTCGGCTATATTTGCAAGTCCATCGCCTGATGCGATAGAAATACTGTGGTCTCAGGGGTCGGGTACGTACAGCATATACCGGACCGAAGCGAATGCGGAGCAACCAGAATTGCTGGCATCCGGTTTACAGTCAGCTTCCTATACGGATCGTTCCGTAACTAAAGGAAATTCGTATCGTTATTATGTTACTTCAACAGGAACCGGCGGTGAAAGCGAACCATCCGCAACAGTTACGGCTTCTACATTAATTATGACCCCTCCCCTGTTACAGAAAGTAGACGGGCGGAATCTGGCATGGAACAAGAAAGCGGAATCCAGTGCGGCGAATCCGTTTAATGAAGCTGCCAGAGCCGTGGACGGTCAACTGATCAACAATAGCAAATGGAGTGACAATTCCGCAGGTGACAAGTGGCTGTCCATTGATCTGGGCGCAAGCTATACGTTGGACAGATGGGTCGTTAAGCATGCCTCTTCCGGAGGAGAGGATACTTCATTGAACACGAAGAGCTTCCAATTGCAGCAGAGTGCAGATGGTGTTCATTGGAGCGATCTGGATACGGTCACGAATAACACGCAAGGAGTAACTGACCGCAAGGTAAATCCGTTTAAGTCCCGCTATGTGCGGTTGTACATTACAGCCCCGACTTAA